In Campylobacter vulpis, a genomic segment contains:
- a CDS encoding PhoX family protein — protein MRRRDFLKASSLALSYVGFFTAAPINAFGTSLKGQNLLGFRAINASTKDEVIVPSGYEVKPLISFGDPLFKDATPFDESKTINANSIANIAKTFGDNTDGMSLFPLDDERAILCVNNEYINPELLFNDNGKTMDAQKVAYEQNAMGVSIFEIKQGQNGFEVVLDSPYNRRITAHTPMQISGVAKGHKSMQTKADTKGELALGTINNCANGQTPWGTYLTCEENFDDFFGSSNANYKFTESEKRYGLGTKSTYGWELDSRFDLAKNPNEPNRFGWVVEIDPYDANSTPIKRTALGRFKHENVEIVISKEGYVIAYMGDDEANEFLYKFVSKNKFDKNNPQNNKNLLEEGTLYVAKFEGENLSGKGEWIELSYGKNGLDAKNGFQSQADVLINARLAGSVVGATPMDRPEWIAADEKGEFVYATLTNNKKREIPNAANPRTKNIYGQIIRWSYSKNNHLNTQFNWDIFLLAGNPAKYPNDLRKGTSNITKDNMFNSPDGLKFDKFGRLWIQTDGDYSNKGDYEGMGNNQMLCANPNTGEIKRFLTAPIAAEVTGIAFSSDYKTMFVGIQHPGEKLAPSHYPNGGNSTPRSTIVQIRKKDGGIIGS, from the coding sequence ATGAGAAGACGCGATTTTTTAAAGGCAAGCTCACTTGCACTTTCTTATGTAGGCTTTTTTACAGCAGCACCAATTAACGCTTTTGGCACTTCTTTAAAGGGACAAAATTTACTAGGATTTAGGGCGATTAATGCTAGCACAAAAGATGAGGTTATCGTCCCAAGTGGCTATGAAGTTAAGCCTCTCATCAGTTTTGGCGATCCGCTTTTTAAAGACGCCACGCCTTTTGATGAAAGCAAAACCATCAACGCAAATTCTATTGCAAATATCGCAAAAACTTTCGGTGATAATACAGATGGAATGTCGCTTTTCCCACTTGATGATGAAAGAGCCATTTTGTGCGTTAATAATGAATACATTAACCCAGAGCTTCTTTTTAATGATAACGGCAAAACTATGGACGCTCAAAAGGTTGCTTATGAGCAAAATGCTATGGGTGTAAGCATTTTTGAGATTAAACAGGGTCAAAACGGCTTTGAAGTCGTGTTAGACTCCCCATACAACCGCAGAATCACAGCCCACACTCCTATGCAAATCAGTGGCGTGGCAAAAGGACATAAAAGTATGCAAACAAAGGCAGATACAAAGGGCGAACTTGCACTTGGCACAATTAATAATTGTGCTAATGGGCAAACTCCTTGGGGGACTTATCTCACCTGTGAAGAAAATTTTGATGACTTTTTTGGAAGTAGCAATGCAAACTACAAATTTACAGAAAGCGAAAAACGCTACGGACTAGGCACAAAAAGCACTTATGGCTGGGAGCTTGATTCTAGATTTGACCTTGCTAAAAATCCAAATGAACCAAATCGCTTTGGCTGGGTTGTGGAAATCGACCCTTACGATGCAAATTCTACGCCAATTAAACGCACTGCACTTGGACGCTTTAAGCACGAAAATGTAGAAATAGTCATTAGTAAAGAAGGCTATGTCATCGCTTATATGGGAGATGATGAGGCAAATGAGTTTTTATACAAATTCGTTTCAAAAAATAAATTTGATAAAAATAATCCACAAAATAACAAAAATCTTTTAGAAGAAGGAACGCTTTATGTCGCAAAATTTGAGGGGGAAAATTTAAGTGGAAAGGGAGAGTGGATAGAGCTAAGTTATGGTAAAAATGGGCTTGACGCAAAAAATGGCTTTCAGTCTCAAGCTGATGTTTTAATCAATGCCCGTCTTGCAGGAAGCGTAGTAGGTGCGACTCCTATGGACCGCCCGGAGTGGATTGCCGCTGATGAAAAAGGTGAATTTGTCTATGCTACGCTTACAAATAACAAAAAACGCGAAATTCCAAACGCCGCAAATCCACGCACTAAAAACATTTATGGGCAAATTATAAGGTGGAGTTATAGTAAAAATAATCATTTAAACACACAATTTAACTGGGATATATTCTTACTTGCCGGTAATCCTGCTAAATATCCAAATGACTTACGCAAAGGAACGAGCAATATTACTAAGGATAATATGTTTAACTCCCCTGACGGCTTGAAATTTGATAAATTTGGTCGCCTTTGGATACAAACGGACGGAGATTATTCTAATAAGGGTGATTATGAGGGAATGGGAAATAATCAAATGCTTTGTGCCAACCCTAACACAGGCGAGATTAAACGCTTTTTAACCGCTCCTATCGCGGCAGAAGTTACGGGGATAGCTTTTTCAAGTGATTATAAGACGATGTTTGTCGGTATCCAGCACCCGGGCGAAAAACTTGCACCAAGCCACTATCCAAATGGAGGAAATTCCACACCTAGAAGCACTATCGTGCAAATTCGCAAAAAAGACGGCGGCATTATAGGTAGCTAA
- a CDS encoding TIGR04076 family protein, translated as MYKVKIEVIKTHFDEELAKEYGVEGACPIHKVGESFISLGFDKPQGFCDEAWKAIYQYVFALAHSDKDSVFYFKDWIKKPGVAINSCNDGIRPVIFKLTRLDSKAQTDDFYKE; from the coding sequence ATGTATAAAGTGAAAATTGAAGTGATAAAAACGCATTTTGATGAAGAGTTGGCTAAAGAATATGGCGTGGAAGGCGCGTGTCCTATACACAAAGTTGGAGAGAGCTTTATCTCGCTTGGCTTTGATAAACCGCAAGGATTTTGTGATGAGGCGTGGAAGGCGATTTATCAATATGTATTTGCACTCGCACATAGCGATAAGGACAGCGTATTTTATTTTAAAGATTGGATTAAAAAGCCCGGTGTGGCGATAAACTCGTGCAATGATGGAATCCGTCCTGTGATTTTTAAACTCACAAGGCTAGATTCTAAAGCACAGACAGATGACTTTTACAAGGAGTGA
- a CDS encoding sugar O-acetyltransferase, translating into MQDINNKGKDIFTRDINGELISPDDKDFSQILAVIENTQKLVHKLNTQALDKDSARAVFSEIVGYEVDSSTWIFPPFYTDFGRNIKVGKNFFMNSSCTFMDRGGITIGDDVFIAPKVCLTTINHDFNPYNRKATFCKPIVIKDRVWIGINATICPGVTIGENSIIAAGSVVTKDVPPNVIVGGNPAKILKKLEL; encoded by the coding sequence ATGCAAGATATAAACAACAAAGGCAAAGACATTTTCACACGGGATATAAATGGAGAGCTAATAAGTCCAGATGATAAGGATTTTTCACAGATTTTAGCCGTTATAGAAAACACGCAAAAGCTAGTCCATAAGCTAAACACACAAGCACTAGATAAAGATTCTGCAAGGGCTGTTTTTAGCGAAATTGTAGGCTATGAAGTGGATTCTAGCACTTGGATATTCCCACCCTTTTATACAGATTTTGGACGCAATATCAAGGTAGGCAAAAACTTCTTTATGAATAGCTCTTGCACTTTTATGGATAGGGGTGGGATTACAATCGGTGATGATGTGTTTATCGCCCCAAAGGTATGTCTCACCACAATCAATCACGACTTTAACCCCTATAATCGCAAGGCGACTTTTTGTAAGCCCATTGTGATAAAAGATAGGGTATGGATAGGGATAAATGCCACGATTTGCCCGGGAGTTACTATTGGAGAAAATTCAATCATTGCCGCAGGAAGCGTGGTAACTAAAGATGTCCCGCCAAATGTCATTGTCGGCGGAAATCCAGCTAAGATTCTAAAAAAGCTAGAATTATAG
- a CDS encoding DNA adenine methylase yields the protein MRFIGNKEKLAPIIYDFLQKLGLVKAENQSFFDVFSGSVSVGKFFRYKGFKVYGSDMLYFSYCLQKAYLEYGIPTFEKLLPLIEKQSLQSRTFFNTPYEKVLNFLNSLRGVQGFIGTHYAPSPTNARMYFTQENAQKIDAMRLQIEQWKSENHINESEYFILLATLLESVSLFANVAGVYAAFCKSWDKRALKPFMLKAIEFSQGISGECFCGDSVKILQSFKKSIDILYLDPPYNQRQYAPNYHLLETLARYDNPSIKGVAGMREWGEQKSLFCNAKTALIQLENIAKLPCYKNLVLSYNSDGIMPKDSIFKLLESFGKVSFYEIPYRRFKSNVKVQKNGVFEYLWVLEKF from the coding sequence ATGCGTTTTATTGGCAATAAAGAAAAATTAGCCCCCATCATTTATGACTTTTTACAAAAACTTGGGCTTGTTAAGGCAGAAAACCAAAGCTTTTTTGATGTTTTTAGCGGCAGTGTGAGTGTTGGGAAATTCTTTAGGTATAAAGGCTTTAAAGTGTATGGTAGTGATATGCTGTATTTTTCTTATTGTTTGCAAAAAGCATATTTGGAGTATGGGATTCCAACTTTTGAAAAGCTTTTGCCACTTATAGAAAAACAATCCTTGCAAAGTCGCACTTTTTTTAACACTCCTTATGAAAAGGTGCTAAATTTTTTAAATTCTTTGCGTGGTGTGCAAGGCTTTATTGGCACACATTATGCACCCAGCCCGACAAATGCAAGAATGTATTTCACACAAGAAAACGCACAAAAAATAGATGCGATGCGTTTGCAAATAGAGCAATGGAAAAGTGAAAATCATATCAACGAGAGTGAGTATTTTATCCTCCTTGCCACGCTTTTAGAATCTGTGTCTTTATTTGCAAATGTGGCAGGTGTGTATGCAGCATTTTGTAAGAGTTGGGATAAAAGAGCTTTAAAGCCTTTTATGTTAAAGGCTATTGAGTTTTCGCAGGGCATAAGCGGGGAGTGCTTTTGCGGGGATAGCGTGAAGATTTTGCAAAGTTTTAAAAAGTCTATTGATATACTTTATCTTGACCCACCTTATAATCAAAGACAATACGCCCCAAATTATCATTTACTAGAAACCCTTGCAAGATATGATAATCCTAGCATTAAAGGCGTGGCTGGAATGCGTGAGTGGGGGGAGCAAAAAAGCCTATTTTGTAATGCAAAAACTGCTTTAATACAGCTAGAAAATATTGCAAAATTACCTTGCTATAAAAACTTAGTGTTAAGTTACAATAGCGATGGCATTATGCCAAAGGATTCTATTTTTAAGCTTTTAGAATCCTTTGGTAAAGTAAGTTTTTATGAAATTCCTTATAGGCGATTTAAAAGTAATGTTAAAGTGCAGAAAAATGGTGTATTTGAATACTTATGGGTGCTTGAAAAATTTTAA
- a CDS encoding Dam family site-specific DNA-(adenine-N6)-methyltransferase, with translation MTKIIHSKPSYIKSPLNYIGGKYKILPQILPLFPKRIDTFIDVFCGGCNVAINVNAKRILANDNLSYLIALLEFLQQNPLEKTLQEIEQIIHFYDLSKENAEGYKLLRQDYNAYKHPLKLLALLAFSFNHQIRFNNAHHFNTPFGRNRSSFNPQMKINLIDFIQSLQQISITFSSLDFSEIFSTLDSMQDKELFVYCDPPYLITQGTYNDGKRGFSGWNESLEKRLLNSLSKLDSKGILFGLSNVLTHKGQENKLLKQWLETHNFYIYTIQAHYTNANYQAKYRDKQHTQEVFITNYKADNAFYWQ, from the coding sequence ATGACAAAAATAATACACTCAAAACCAAGCTATATCAAATCACCGCTTAATTACATTGGCGGAAAATACAAAATCTTACCCCAAATTCTACCCTTATTTCCTAAAAGAATTGATACTTTTATAGATGTGTTTTGTGGAGGTTGTAATGTAGCAATCAATGTCAATGCTAAGCGAATTTTGGCAAATGATAATTTAAGTTATCTTATCGCTCTTTTAGAATTTTTGCAACAAAATCCTTTAGAGAAAACACTGCAAGAAATAGAGCAAATCATACATTTTTATGATTTAAGCAAAGAAAATGCAGAGGGTTATAAACTTTTAAGACAGGATTATAATGCATATAAACATCCTTTAAAATTACTTGCACTTCTTGCTTTTAGTTTTAATCATCAAATACGCTTTAATAACGCACATCATTTTAATACCCCTTTTGGCAGAAATCGCTCAAGTTTTAACCCACAAATGAAAATCAATCTCATTGATTTTATACAATCCCTACAACAAATCAGTATCACATTTTCTAGCCTTGATTTTAGTGAAATTTTTAGCACTTTAGATTCTATGCAAGATAAAGAATTGTTTGTGTATTGCGACCCACCCTATCTTATCACGCAGGGCACTTATAATGATGGTAAAAGGGGTTTTAGTGGCTGGAATGAAAGCCTAGAAAAACGGCTTTTAAACTCTCTTAGCAAACTAGATTCTAAAGGCATTCTCTTTGGGCTTTCAAATGTCCTTACCCACAAAGGACAAGAAAATAAGCTTTTAAAACAATGGTTAGAGACGCATAATTTTTATATCTACACTATACAAGCACACTATACAAATGCAAATTATCAAGCAAAATATAGGGATAAACAACACACGCAAGAGGTATTCATTACAAATTACAAGGCGGATAATGCGTTTTATTGGCAATAA
- a CDS encoding DNA adenine methylase: protein MFSLSSRRYTGAKTKLLDSIDTSILKSFDYRDKKNLSFFDVFSGTGVVSEYFAKKKEFNKIIINDFLHSNFIIYQGFFTQDSFDLEKF from the coding sequence ATGTTTTCTCTCTCATCTCGCCGCTACACAGGAGCTAAAACAAAGCTTTTAGATTCTATTGATACAAGCATTTTAAAAAGCTTTGATTATAGAGATAAGAAAAATCTTAGCTTTTTTGATGTGTTTAGTGGCACGGGGGTTGTGAGTGAGTATTTTGCTAAAAAGAAAGAGTTTAATAAAATTATCATTAATGATTTTTTGCATTCAAATTTCATCATTTATCAAGGCTTTTTTACACAAGATTCTTTTGATTTAGAAAAATTTTAA
- a CDS encoding MerR family transcriptional regulator, with protein sequence MAYTIIEVERATNIPSRKIRFWLDKGLFPFVERDENGVRYFAKSDMEWVKWIDWLRQCGMSLKEIREYAEALSGGIKTAPKRRALLQKSYANLQAHIASLQEISQRLETKLRMYDEMIEKGVDTFNPQSRDYKECEKRC encoded by the coding sequence ATGGCATATACAATCATAGAAGTTGAGAGGGCGACAAATATCCCTTCAAGAAAGATTAGATTCTGGCTTGATAAGGGGCTATTTCCCTTTGTGGAACGCGATGAAAATGGGGTGCGTTACTTTGCAAAAAGCGATATGGAGTGGGTGAAGTGGATAGACTGGCTTAGGCAGTGTGGAATGAGCTTGAAAGAAATTAGAGAGTATGCGGAGGCGTTAAGCGGGGGCATTAAAACTGCACCAAAACGCAGGGCATTATTGCAAAAAAGCTATGCAAATTTACAAGCACATATCGCTTCACTGCAAGAGATTTCACAAAGACTAGAGACAAAACTTAGAATGTATGATGAGATGATAGAAAAGGGTGTAGATACCTTTAACCCACAAAGCAGAGATTATAAAGAGTGTGAAAAGCGGTGTTAA
- a CDS encoding glycosyltransferase family A protein → MRNFEIGVIIALSSNRIEGLFDRALQSVYKQQLPLKIKPKIRVIISCDDFNEAQKEKVKNKVKSIRDELCFSDNFPTQIIDNNRTKKHSGTGAWNSAAFHLLSICKNKKKCYFAFLDDDDCWDITYLQECLKVLYKNKNVGLIASGIYYRTRNETKNLQANKNTLQKENVFLQNPYIQGSNLFVSLRAFFAIGGFDESMPSTTDRDLIMRYLEYIEVCKKIQTKFINKPLVSHFADDDRERITTNKEAKHKGLELFYRKYLDDFSLILQEKSLNRAKNIFNFKFHSFKTLDSYKILEQQDNKHKTLTQQDSTKPLNLILAFACFDTKNIKELLESFIKITLSKQSNLSIKICVLTSTKLETKMQEILSQYPFNFHLSIVDKKDSIAISRTKLQHFVYKIGIKHYENDFVTWIVDDDLRFCGFDGKNTYKIDYFSHIFAYKYSGIDCLFGGVVGEPPLPFLSTLRTQLLDLFYAVKNQNTPARKITQEKDYCAKEYYYDLSSKDFTFLEYPFFSDMPPKDIIAKLQKGCIATRKLAMPKTKIGILQKDSIHRGGNSIIYNPLLLKLPNFTPNKKRYNRRSDFNWAIIHKELHCYTLRALNLPLLHIRNSIALNIECKKIQSDFVGLVFYRIFQHLCVSYKQKNPLSYDEMQRLFKQELQNLKTKIYANMYRIETLDKLICNKLHKRECQQPYKKLSKKIQQSLQEFKKFCKQNQSLYYDNYIKCCDFVEKYL, encoded by the coding sequence TTGCGAAACTTTGAAATTGGTGTGATTATTGCATTAAGTAGCAATAGGATAGAAGGCTTATTTGATAGGGCGTTGCAAAGTGTTTATAAGCAACAATTACCCCTTAAAATAAAGCCTAAAATTAGAGTTATTATATCTTGTGATGATTTTAATGAGGCACAAAAAGAAAAGGTTAAAAATAAAGTTAAGAGCATAAGAGATGAATTATGTTTTAGTGATAATTTTCCAACACAAATTATAGATAATAATCGCACAAAAAAGCATTCTGGCACAGGAGCGTGGAATAGTGCCGCTTTTCATTTACTTAGTATTTGCAAGAATAAAAAGAAATGCTATTTTGCCTTTTTGGATGATGATGACTGCTGGGATATAACATATTTGCAAGAATGCCTTAAAGTTTTATACAAAAATAAAAATGTCGGCTTAATTGCTAGTGGAATCTACTATCGCACTCGTAATGAAACAAAAAATCTTCAAGCGAATAAAAATACCTTGCAAAAAGAAAATGTTTTCTTGCAAAATCCCTATATACAAGGAAGTAATCTTTTTGTCTCTTTGAGAGCATTTTTTGCTATAGGCGGATTTGATGAAAGTATGCCTAGCACGACAGATAGAGATTTAATTATGCGTTATTTAGAATACATAGAAGTTTGTAAAAAGATTCAAACAAAATTTATAAATAAGCCATTAGTATCTCACTTCGCAGATGATGATAGGGAGAGAATTACGACAAATAAGGAAGCAAAACACAAAGGATTAGAGTTGTTTTACCGCAAGTATTTAGATGATTTTTCTTTGATATTGCAAGAGAAATCATTGAATAGAGCAAAAAATATTTTTAATTTCAAATTTCACTCTTTTAAAACATTAGATTCTTATAAAATTTTAGAACAACAAGATAATAAACACAAAACTTTAACACAACAAGATTCTACAAAACCTTTAAATCTTATTTTAGCCTTTGCCTGTTTTGATACAAAAAATATAAAAGAGCTTTTAGAATCTTTCATAAAAATCACACTTTCCAAGCAATCAAATTTAAGTATTAAAATCTGTGTGCTTACAAGCACTAAGCTAGAAACAAAAATGCAAGAAATATTAAGTCAATACCCTTTTAACTTTCATTTAAGCATTGTGGATAAAAAGGATAGCATTGCTATTTCACGCACGAAATTACAACATTTTGTATATAAAATAGGGATAAAACATTATGAGAATGATTTTGTAACTTGGATTGTTGATGATGACTTGAGATTTTGTGGATTTGATGGAAAAAACACATATAAAATAGATTATTTTTCACATATTTTTGCATATAAATATAGTGGCATTGACTGCTTGTTTGGTGGAGTCGTAGGAGAGCCACCGCTGCCTTTTTTAAGCACACTAAGAACACAGCTTTTAGATTTATTCTACGCCGTGAAAAATCAAAATACACCCGCACGAAAGATAACACAAGAAAAAGATTATTGTGCAAAAGAATATTATTATGATTTAAGTAGTAAGGATTTTACATTTTTAGAATACCCTTTCTTTAGTGATATGCCTCCAAAAGATATAATAGCAAAACTTCAAAAAGGCTGCATAGCCACTAGAAAACTTGCAATGCCTAAAACTAAGATAGGAATCTTGCAAAAAGATTCTATTCATAGGGGTGGCAATAGCATTATTTATAATCCTTTGTTGCTAAAATTACCAAATTTCACACCAAATAAGAAGCGTTATAATCGCCGTAGTGATTTTAACTGGGCGATTATACACAAAGAGTTGCATTGCTATACCCTAAGGGCTTTGAATCTACCATTACTTCATATTCGTAATAGCATAGCATTAAATATAGAGTGCAAAAAGATTCAAAGTGATTTTGTGGGATTAGTGTTTTATCGTATTTTTCAGCATTTATGCGTATCTTATAAGCAAAAAAATCCATTAAGCTATGATGAAATGCAAAGATTATTCAAACAAGAATTGCAGAATCTTAAAACAAAAATTTATGCAAATATGTATCGCATAGAAACGCTAGATAAGCTAATTTGCAACAAGCTACATAAAAGAGAATGCCAACAACCATATAAGAAATTAAGCAAAAAGATTCAACAAAGTCTGCAAGAATTTAAAAAATTTTGTAAGCAGAATCAAAGCTTATATTATGATAATTATATAAAATGTTGCGATTTTGTAGAAAAATATCTATAA